In the Papio anubis isolate 15944 chromosome 15, Panubis1.0, whole genome shotgun sequence genome, one interval contains:
- the SLITRK1 gene encoding SLIT and NTRK-like protein 1 codes for MLLWILLLETSLCFAAGNVTGDVCKEKICSCNEIEGDLHVDCEKKGFTSLQRFTAPTSQFYHLFLHGNSLTRLFPNEFANFYNAVSLHMENNGLHEIVPGAFLGLQLVKRLHINNNKIKSFRKQTFLGLDDLEYLQADFNLLRDIDPGAFQDLNKLEVLILNDNLISTLPANVFQYVPITHLDLRGNRLKTLPYEEVLEQIPGIAEILLEDNPWDCTCDLLSLKEWLENIPKNALIGRVVCEAPTRLQGKDLNETTEQDLCPLKNRVDSSLPAPPAQEETFAPGPLPTPFKTNGQEDHATPGSAPNGGTKIPGNWQIKIRPTAAIATGSARNKPLANSLPCPGGCSCDHIPGSGLKMNCNNRNVSSLADLKPKLSNVQELFLRDNKIHSIRKSHFVDYKNLILLDLGNNNIATVENNTFKNLLDLRWLYMDSNYLDTLSREKFAGLQNLEYLNVEYNAIQLIFPGTFNAMPKLRILILNNNLLRSLPVDVFAGVSLSKLSLHNNYFMYLPVAGVLDQLTSIIQIDLHGNPWECSCTIVPFKQWAERLGSEVLMSDLKCETPVNFFRKDFMLLSNDEICPQLYARISPTLTSHSKNSTGLAETGTHSNSYLDTSRVSISVLVPGLLLVFVTSAFTVVGMLVFILRNRKRSKRRDANSSASEINSLQTVCDSSYWHNGPYNADGAHRVYDCGSHSLSD; via the coding sequence ATGCTGCTTTGGATTCTGTTGCTGGAGACGTCTCTTTGTTTTGCCGCTGGAAACGTTACAGGGGACGTTTGCAAAGAGAAGATCTGTTCCTGCAATGAGATAGAAGGGGACCTACACGTAGACTGTGAAAAAAAAGGCTTCACAAGTCTGCAGCGTTTCACTGCCCCGACTTCCCAGTTTTACCATTTATTTCTGCATGGCAATTCCCTCACTCGACTTTTCCCTAATGAGTTCGCTAACTTTTATAATGCGGTTAGTTTGCACATGGAAAACAATGGCTTGCATGAAATCGTTCCGGGGGCTTTTCTGGGGCTGCAGCTGGTGAAAAGGCTGcacatcaacaacaacaagatCAAGTCTTTTCGAAAGCAGACTTTTCTGGGGCTGGATGATCTGGAATATCTCCAGGCTGATTTTAATTTATTACGAGATATAGACCCGGGGGCCTTCCAGGACTTGAACAAGCTGGAGGTGCTCATTTTAAATGACAATCTCATCAGCACCCTACCTGCCAATGTGTTCCAGTATGTGCCCATCACTCATCTCGACCTCCGGGGTAACAGGCTGAAAACGCTGCCCTATGAGGAGGTCTTGGAGCAAATCCCTGGTATTGCGGAGATCCTCCTAGAGGATAACCCTTGGGACTGCACCTGTGATCTGCTCTCCCTGAAAGAATGGCTGGAAAACATTCCCAAGAATGCCCTGATCGGCCGAGTGGTCTGCGAAGCCCCCACCAGACTGCAGGGTAAAGACCTCAATGAAACCACCGAACAGGACTTGTGTCCTTTGAAAAACCGAGTGGATTCTAGTCTCCCGGCACCCCCTGCCCAAGAAGAGACCTTTGCTCCTGGCCCCCTGCCAACCCCTTTCAAGACAAATGGGCAAGAAGATCATGCCACCCCAGGGTCTGCTCCAAACGGAGGTACAAAGATCCCAGGCAACTGGCAGATCAAAATCAGACCGACAGCAGCGATAGCGACGGGTAGCGCCAGAAACAAACCCTTAGCTAACAGTTTGCCCTGCCCTGGGGGCTGCAGCTGCGACCACATCCCAGGGTCGGGTTTAAAGATGAACTGCAACAACCGGAACGTGAGCAGCTTGGCTGATTTGAAGCCCAAGCTCTCTAACGTGCAGGAGCTTTTCCTACGAGATAACAAGATCCACAGCATCCGAAAATCGCACTTTGTGGATTACAAGAACCTCATTCTGTTGGATCTGGGCAACAATAACATCGCTACTGTAGAGAACAACACTTTCAAGAACCTTTTGGACCTCAGGTGGCTATATATGGATAGCAATTACCTGGACACGCTGTCCCGGGAGAAATTCGCGGGGCTGCAAAACCTGGAGTACCTGAACGTGGAGTACAACGCGATCCAGCTCATCTTCCCGGGCACTTTCAATGCCATGCCCAAACTGAGGATCCTCATTCTCAACAACAACCTGCTGAGGTCCCTGCCTGTGGACGTGTTCGCTGGGGTCTCGCTCTCTAAACTCAGCCTGCACAACAATTACTTCATGTACCTCCCTGTGGCAGGGGTGCTGGACCAGTTAACCTCCATCATCCAGATAGACCTGCACGGAAACCCCTGGGAGTGCTCCTGCACCATTGTGCCTTTCAAGCAATGGGCAGAACGCTTGGGTTCCGAAGTGCTGATGAGCGACCTCAAGTGTGAGACGCCGGTGAACTTCTTTAGAAAGGATTTCATGCTCCTCTCCAATGACGAGATCTGCCCCCAGCTGTACGCTAGGATCTCGCCCACGTTAACTTCGCACAGTAAAAACAGCACTGGGTTGGCGGAGACCGGGACACACTCCAACTCCTACCTAGACACCAGCAGGGTGTCCATCTCGGTGTTGGTCCCGGGACTGCTGCTGGTGTTTGTCACCTCCGCCTTCACCGTGGTGGGCATGCTCGTGTTTATCCTGAGGAACCGAAAGCGGTCCAAGAGACGAGATGCCAACTCCTCCGCGTCCGAGATTAATTCCCTACAGACAGTCTGTGACTCTTCCTACTGGCACAATGGGCCTTACAACGCAGATGGGGCCCACAGAGTGTATGACTGTGGCTCTCACTCGCTCTCAGACTAA